TTATAAACCATTGGGAATTCTTTTACTTTAATTACAACAATAACAGATCCTGCATCATAAGGTTTTATTGAAACTTCAATATTTTCAAAATATCCACTTGAAAATAAAATTTGTATTATTCTAGAAAAATCATATACATCTATCTCATTTCCTTCAGAAAAAGGAAGCATCATAAGAACTTCATCTTTTGATACATTTATTAATCCCTGAATTTCTATTTTATTTATCTTATAACCTTCATATTTATATATATCAGAAATATCACTTTCACTACTAGATTGCCCATAAATAAAAATATTAAATATAGTATTAATAAAGAAAATTATAGAAAAAATAAAAACTAATTTTATTAAATGTTTTGAGATTATTTTTGAGATTGAAAATTTCATCTTTATACTCCTTATAACTTCTAATAATCATTAAAACACAAATTTTTAAACTTTCAACTTTATAATAATAATAAAATAAATAAGCTAAAAGTTAAAAGAAATATTAAAATAATTACTTTAATTTTTATAATAAAAAAATAAAAAAAGGAGCTATTAAAAACTAATAGCTCCTTTTTTAAAATTAGAAAATATTTTTTAAAATTTTAAATAAATATAGAATTAAATATTAATTGAATTTTTTAACAAAATCTTTCAAGATATCAACAAGATCTGGTTTGCCTATTTCAGCAAGTTCATATGTTACTCTATAAGCTGGTTTATTAATCTTAACAATTCTTCCAAGATCAATAGGAGTAGCAACAATTACAGCATCACAATCTACTTTATTAATTGTTGTTTCCAAATCTTTGATTTGTTCTTTAGAATAACCCATTGCAGGTAATAAAGTTCCAATATATGGATATTTTTCGTATGTTTCTTTTATTTTGCCTACAACCCATGGTCTTGGATCAACTATTTCTTTCACACCAAATTTTCTTGCAGCAACTATACCAGCTCCATACTGCATTTCACCATGGGTAAGAGTTGGGCCATCTTCAACAACAAGAACTCTTTTACCTTTTAATTTTTCATATTCTGTAATAAAAATAGGAGAAGCAGCTTCAACTACTTGAGCTTTTGGATTTATCTTTCTAATGTTTTCTCTAACTTTTTCAATATTTTCAGGAGTAGCAGAATCTATTTTGTTTATAACAACTACATCTGCAAGAATTAAATTATTTTCGCCAGGATAATATGTTACTTCATGACCAGGTCTATGTGGATCTACAACTGTTATATGTAAATCTGGTTTAAAAAATGGCATATCATTGTTTCCACCATCCCATAAAATAACATCTGCTTCTTTTTCTACCTCTTTTAATATTTTATGATAGTCTACCCCAGCAAAAACTGTAAT
This genomic stretch from Spirochaetota bacterium harbors:
- a CDS encoding cyclic 2,3-diphosphoglycerate synthase: MGRTKVLIMGAAGRDFHNFNCLYRDNEQYEVVCFTATQIPDIEGRTYPASLAGKLYPNGIPIEDEKDLVDLIKKYDIDEVLFSYSDVSYNYVMSKAAQVMAAGAKFSVAGAKPTMLKASKPVVAVCAVRTGCGKSQTTRRVAQILQSLGKKVVAVRHPMPYGDLEKQVVQRFGSIDDLHKHNCTIEEMEEFEPHISKGITVFAGVDYHKILKEVEKEADVILWDGGNNDMPFFKPDLHITVVDPHRPGHEVTYYPGENNLILADVVVINKIDSATPENIEKVRENIRKINPKAQVVEAASPIFITEYEKLKGKRVLVVEDGPTLTHGEMQYGAGIVAARKFGVKEIVDPRPWVVGKIKETYEKYPYIGTLLPAMGYSKEQIKDLETTINKVDCDAVIVATPIDLGRIVKINKPAYRVTYELAEIGKPDLVDILKDFVKKFN